GGCACTTTACGTGAGCGTCAATTTTCTTGGACCGCCCTTTCGCCTCGCTGACATCAAATGCAGTCCCTCACTGCATATTTCATCCCTCAAATACGTACCGTAAATATCTTCGGCAACTATCTTGCTCGAGAATGGCTCTTTTCTCTCTCGACATCCCCAGGCTATATCTCCATTGGCTTGATTGTGCCTCCAGTCACAACCCTTTGGATCGTCGTTGGATGCTTGATTGGGTGGGGCATACTTTCACCTCTATCCAAATTCAACGGATGGGCCCCTGGCTCTGTCTCCGACTGGGAAAGCGGCTCAAGAGGTTGGATCATGTGGATAGCAGTTGCACTGATTTTAGGCGATACAGCCATCACTCTTTCGACAATGCTCCTACGTTCCTTCAATGTCTATATGCCAAACTTGCTGGGCCTCACAACATACTTCAAAGGACATCTCCGATCCGACAACGAAGAAGATACACAGCCTCTGATCAGGAGTTCATCACGGTCTAAAGCACTGCCTCTCCTTGGGTCTTTACACTACCGGGATGACAAATTAACCACCAAAGTCTATCTGATCTGGATACTAGCCGGCCTACTTTTATGCTTCGCTTCTATGATCGTCCTTTTTGGGTCTTCAGTTCCAATATTAGCCTTACTGTTGGCAGTATTCACAATCTTACCGCTAAGTCATGTTAACATTCGCTGCTACGGAGAAACGGGGACTGGAGGGGCGGCCTATATTGGTATGTGGTATTTGCTCCAACTATCTGCGGTGATAATGGCTCTAACGCTTCGGGTATGTCATAGCTAAAATCCCGCAATTTCTGTTCGCCTTCCTGATACCTTCAACAAATCCAAACGCCATTTTACTCAGCTTAGCCGTTGCTGGTGTTGTTGAAGCAAGCGTCTGGCAAGCGGCAGAGATGATGGACGAGTTCAAGATGGGCCATCTTGTCAATGCGCCACCGATGTCTCTTTTCTATGGACAACTGATTGGATCGTTGGTTGGATCCGCGATATCGATGCTGGTCTACCGGCTTTACACCAACATGCTCGGCTTTCCGTCCAAAGACTTTCCCATGCCATCGGCGCACATCTTGATTTCAACAGCTCGGCTAGTATATGGCCGAGGCATGCCGCCTGGGCTACTCAAATTTGGCATAGTTGCATCGGTTTTGGGTGCTATATTCAAGATACTCAAAGATTCTAAGCGTCTTAGTAGTCGCTGGTCTCCTTGGGTACCATCCAGTGTTGCGTTAGCTGCAGGTACGTCAAGCTGTGAAGACTAAGTGGATCCCAATTCTAACTGAGAGCACAGGCATGTATATTATGCCTGAAATGATTTTGGCGCAAGGAATTGGAGGTCTGATTCATTATTATATCCTTGGGCGCTGGGGTCGAGAAAAGGAATCGCGCCTCATTTCCACGGCTACAGGCTTTATACTTGGTGAAGGCTTGTTCAGCTTAGTTACCATGATCCTGCAGAGCATTGACGCGCCACATTTATAATACGTTGCGTTCCGGGATGACTATAAATCGAAACTAGCTAGATCTAACAGGCTGCCATAATGAAACGCCAAAGAGTGCCGAGACACGTTGTGGAACAAGATTTGCCAACGCGTGTTCCATGTAGATAACGAAGTTTCTTTTATTGATTAGTATAGAGCCTAATTACTGTGTTGGCAGCAACTTTTCATGAAGACTTTTCAGCGATAGCTTTCCTCAGAGTGTCCATGAACTTCCATACATCCTGGAATGTGCAATACAGGGGCACCGGCGCGACACGGATAACTCCTGGCTTGCGTTTATCACAAACGATTCCTTCCTCAACGAAAGCTTCCACGACATGTTCGAGTAGGCCGTCCTTGAGCAGGACACTCAGCTGAGCACCTCTCTCGTGGGCATTCCTAGGCGTAAGAACCCTGAATGAAGGTTCGTCGGTATCATCTGCCAAGATGCCATCAAGAAGATGCTCCGCGTACGCAGTAAGCACCAAAGACTTTGTTCGCAATTCAGCCATGGAGGTCTTGCTGAATACCGAGAGGGCACCCGATAGCGAGGCGAGATCGATGGCTGAGGGATTTGAAACTTGGAAACCACCAGCGCCAACGGTAGGGAGGAAGTTGTTGTCCATATTGAAGCGGACCGACTTGTCACCGCCGTACCAGCCCGTTAGTCTGTGGCGAAACTTGGGCTTCCCCTCGCTGGTGTCGACCTTTCCGTGTCTTTCGTGGACAAATGCGCCGGCCATTGACCCTGGTCCAGCATTCTGGTACTTGTATGTACACCAGGCCGCGAAGTCAACATTCCAGTCGTGAAGCCGTAACTCGACGTTTCCAGCAGCATGAGCCAAGTCCCAACCGACAATAATGCCCTTAGACTGCGCATATTCGGTAATTCGAGGCATGTCGAAAAGTTGGCCACTGTAGTATTGTATACCGGGAAGTAAAATGAGGGCAGTCTCCTCCGCATGTTCATCAATGGTCTTCAGAATGAGATCAGTTGAGATGTAAAAGTTCTCATCGGGCTGGATCTGGACCATCGACTTGGACGGATCCAATCCATGCCACTGAATCTGCGATTCGATCACATACTGTCTTTGTCAGCTCGGTATACGAATTGTATGTGATGACAGTCGACTCACGTGATCACTCGGAAATGGCCGCCATTCAAGGATAATTTTATGCTTCTTCTCTGTCGGTCGGTAGAAGCTGGCCATCAAAAAGTGCAGGTTTGCGGTCAAGGTATTCATCATAACAACCTCTTCGGGGAGGGCACCGACAATGGCTGCGCTTTTCTTCGCCACGTCCTCAGCCATGTCTTGCCAGCAAACAAGGGGTGAGTTTTCGAGGTCCTGGAAGTGGCCATTCACCCCAATCGATGCCCAGGTCTCCAAATGAGCGTGAATGTAGTCCTTGACTGCTTTGGGTGGAACTCCCAGTGAGTTACCACAAAAGTAGACTGATGGAGTCGCATCATCTTCGGACGACGAATGACTTCCATTGGTGCCATTGACCACATTTGTATTGCCGTTGAGAAGTTGATTGTCTTTTGGGGTAATTAGTATTGGATCTGGGATGATTGCTGTGCCACAGATTTTGTGTCACTAATTTTTGGCAGGACCTACTAGGGAGAGTTCCGGTCAAAGACTTTTTTTTGAGAGAGCCTTTCGTCGGAATGATGAACTCATTGCGCAAATACGCGAGTTTGTCTTGCGCGTCGAGCTGCTGCGCAAACGAGATGGTGTTTGCATTAGCAGGAAACTTGGCCTGGCTCCCAGAACGAATCTGCTCGGCAAATGCGTTGAAATCCATCTTAGATCGTACGACAAATTATGTCAACTTTTCTGAATGATCCGGATTCTCTCAGATATGGCACCATTCGAGGCAGAAGCAGGGCGTCTTGTTCGTCTTTGTACCTGTCCCCTCCTCATCTTACTCGAGATGGCGCATCGTCATTCCGAAAACTTCGCGAGCGGCCCCACCAACATCCGGTATCCGCTTCCGTCTCAGCCCTAGCGCTTCCGCATATAAGCGACGGGTTTCGGCTTGGTCCACTTATACCATCGGATGACAAGCGTGTCAGTGCAAGATGCATACGGAATACCGAGTAAGTACGGATACAGGTTGGCAAGCAACACGGAGACAGGGGACTTGAGACATGCAGTTGAAGAGCTACTTCTTCATCTTACCACACCCTGACTCGCATCGAACTGTTTTCTGTTCCATGCACATTATAACTCAATCAATCTCTTCTAACCCCTTTCTCTCCACGTATCGACTTCATCATAGTACGGCTATTTCGTTGTGTTATCGACGTCTAAACTCCGTTAATATGTCTCCTCACGCGCTTCCTATGTTCGCAGAACAGGCACAGACAGATGTCCTTGCTTTGATGAAGAAGTACGCCATCACACAGAACGGTTTCCTGCCGGCCGACGCACCTGTCAAGGTTCTTCCGGATCCTTACTACTCACCATGGGAAACAATTGTCCATCATCTCCCGGAGCTTCTCAAAGCAGGCAAGCTGCGACGAGATGTCAAAGGTCTTCCTCTCTTATCGACGAACAAGCTACGCAGTCAATCTGAGTGGAGAAGAGCTTATGTGATTTTGATCTTTCTGGCGCATGCCTACATCTGGGGCGGAGAACAGGCAGAACAGGTTGGTACTCCGTCTGACTTTTCCAAGGGCTTTCTAACATCAGTTCAAGGTCCTGCCTCCAGCAATAGCTGTCCCTCTCTTACGCGTCTCCGAGCATCTCGAAGTTCCGCCTGTCGCGACCTACGCAGGCTTGAACTTGTGGAACTTCTTATCGACCACGAACGATTTCACTGATCTGGATTCTCTTGAGTCTCTACACACTTTTACTGGCACAAAAGACGAAGCTTGGTTTTACTTAGTCTCAGTGGCCATGGAGGCCCAAGGCGCTCGAATTATGACCGACATGCTAAATGCTTTGGAGTCCATTAAGACAAGGCACTACGACACAATCACGCGGGCACTAGAAGCACTGTCTGGCAATATTCGACAGATCGGGGCTTTACTGGAACGGATGTATGAGAAATGTGACCCGATGGTATTCTTCTACGAGATTCGTCCATTTCTGGCCGGAAGTAAAAACATGGCAGCAGCAGGCCTACCCAAAGGTGTCTTTTACGACGAAGGCAACGGTCAGGGTAGTTGGCAACAACTTCGTGGGGGAAGCAACGGACAAAGCTCTCTGATCCAATTTCTCGACATTGTTCTGGGGGTTGAGCACACATCAGAGGGCAACAGCAACCCACATGCAAGCAAGACCAGCACCAGCCAAACACGAATGCCCGCTTTTCACGAGGAAGTCCGCACTTACATGCCAGGGCCACACAAACGTTTCCTCGAACACGTTGCCCGCATGGGCAGCATCCGAGAGCTTGCAAAACTACCGGTTTCGACTGTCGAGCAGCAAGACTTCTGCAATGCATACCAAGCAGCAATTCGAACGATGACAGAGTTTCGGAACAAGCATTTGCAAATTGTTACCCGCTATATCGTGCTTCCTTCGAAGAAGATGCACAGTGGCGTGAAAGTAGACTTGGCAAGCGCATCTTCAGTGAAGGACGAGCAGCTCACGGGAACAGGCGGAACAGCATTGATGCCATTCCTGAAGCAAACAAGAGACGAGACTCTGCAGGCGGGACAGTTAGAGAGAGCAGAGCGGAGATGAACATTTGATGCGTCGATCTATGATATCCATAACAGTATAGCCATCGAAAAGGAGCGAAATTACATAATTCAGTGCTAGACTAATGCAAGGGGATTGAAGAGTCAAACTTCCGCATGTAACCTCAATGCTCCATTCACATGAAGCCGGGTCCACAAATTGGGAAAGTTCCATCTGTATGACCGCTGTGGCCCCTTCTCAGGTGACGGGAGCGGAAGAGTGACTTCGGATCTCGGATCGCATCGCAGCTGAGCGAATAAAAAACACTAGCCATCGCAGCGGCGACGAATTTCCTGATGCTGACATGCATTTACTTCTGTTACTTCCGAAAATGTCGGTGGAAGTCTACTGTTCCCTAAACGCGCTTCTTCGATTGGAATATTCAATCCAGGCTTGCATTTTGCTTTTATCTGATAATGGTAAGATGGGGGTAGAAATTGCCCAGCCTCGACCAGAACTTTCATTTGGCCATCATACCAAGCTGCCGCTTGCCGCAGTTTGATATCCCTCATGCCTTGGACTTCCCTAAACTCCACACTATAGGCGGAGTAATCGCAGTGAACCATCGTAGGGGGAAAGTAGAGAGAATGGTTAGTTAAAGGATGTTTCACCAGGAATTACTAAACATGACTGTACGGAGGAGGGGGAATACTGCCAGTCTAACAGAATATTCCGAAAAGCGAGGTTTTCGACTAATTCGGAGCCAAGCAGTGAAGTGAAAACACTCTCCAGGCAGGCATGTACGTCATCGTATTACAAGTCACGCCTGATCCACTGCAGAGTGGTGATTAGGGTAGTTTTCAACTTTCTGTGTACGATGCCCTCCTAGGATCGGAAGTGTGATGACGAGGCACCAGGTCAAGTGAGTACACTAAGGCTCCTCCTGGACGTTAGAAGTGGCTCTGTGGTGGCTAGGAGCGGCTCCAACAAATCGTGCCTACACCGTGCATCCGTCAACGTGTATATGATCGGAAGTACTGTATCATGTGCCCTGGCAATGACAGATGTTTACCCAAGCACGGCTAGCGTCGAGCAAGTTCCGCCCTCGGAAACCTTCCACGTCGGCACTGACTGGTTTCCTCCCTCCGCGTCCCGATCTTCGCTCTTCCGCATGTCTGCCTGCACAATAGCGAAGTAATTACGGCTGTAACACTATGGAAGATGTTTCAGGGCAAGAATCATCGCCACACGCGTATGTCCGCACAAGAGTCGCCAACGCTTGCGACAGCTGCAAGGCTCGCAAAGGTACAATTCCCATTTCGTCTCCGAATGTCTCTCACGAGCCAGTTTGCTATTGAATTTGAGCATTGTTGTGTCTACTACAGGTAGTCAGCTGAATGTGCGCGCTCCTGGCCCACAAACAGTCTCAGCGCGCACTTGCATGCTGTGTTTCGTGAATTATTATCTGAATTCTGTTTTAACCATTCCGTGTAACAGTCAAATGCGATGGCAAGTTGCCATGCAGCTACTGCTTGAGACGGCAACGTCCTTCCACGTGTCGATATTCTCCGCAACAGAGGCGAAGGGCTCCGGCGCCCCTTCTGAGAACGCCGTCTCCATCTGT
The window above is part of the Colletotrichum lupini chromosome 9, complete sequence genome. Proteins encoded here:
- a CDS encoding kynureninase 2, translated to MDFNAFAEQIRSGSQAKFPANANTISFAQQLDAQDKLAYLRNEFIIPTKGSLKKKSLTGTLPNPILITPKDNQLLNGNTNVVNGTNGSHSSSEDDATPSVYFCGNSLGVPPKAVKDYIHAHLETWASIGVNGHFQDLENSPLVCWQDMAEDVAKKSAAIVGALPEEVVMMNTLTANLHFLMASFYRPTEKKHKIILEWRPFPSDHYVIESQIQWHGLDPSKSMVQIQPDENFYISTDLILKTIDEHAEETALILLPGIQYYSGQLFDMPRITEYAQSKGIIVGWDLAHAAGNVELRLHDWNVDFAAWCTYKYQNAGPGSMAGAFVHERHGKVDTSEGKPKFRHRLTGWYGGDKSVRFNMDNNFLPTVGAGGFQVSNPSAIDLASLSGALSVFSKTSMAELRTKSLVLTAYAEHLLDGILADDTDEPSFRVLTPRNAHERGAQLSVLLKDGLLEHVVEAFVEEGIVCDKRKPGVIRVAPVPLYCTFQDVWKFMDTLRKAIAEKSS
- a CDS encoding indoleamine 2,3-dioxygenase, yielding MSPHALPMFAEQAQTDVLALMKKYAITQNGFLPADAPVKVLPDPYYSPWETIVHHLPELLKAGKLRRDVKGLPLLSTNKLRSQSEWRRAYVILIFLAHAYIWGGEQAEQVLPPAIAVPLLRVSEHLEVPPVATYAGLNLWNFLSTTNDFTDLDSLESLHTFTGTKDEAWFYLVSVAMEAQGARIMTDMLNALESIKTRHYDTITRALEALSGNIRQIGALLERMYEKCDPMVFFYEIRPFLAGSKNMAAAGLPKGVFYDEGNGQGSWQQLRGGSNGQSSLIQFLDIVLGVEHTSEGNSNPHASKTSTSQTRMPAFHEEVRTYMPGPHKRFLEHVARMGSIRELAKLPVSTVEQQDFCNAYQAAIRTMTEFRNKHLQIVTRYIVLPSKKMHSGVKVDLASASSVKDEQLTGTGGTALMPFLKQTRDETLQAGQLERAERR